CAGTTTGCCTGAAGGGTCAACGACTGCGGCACTGACCAAGTCATCACGTTCAAAGGTACGCGCGGCGTTTTCGGCGATATCTTCCGGAGAAAAGGTGAGCGGGTCATCTTCCATCACCTCGCTGACTTTTCGCTGCACGTCATTGAGCAGAATGCAGGTCAGGGTAAGTTCACCAACCAGTACTTTATTACGATCGGTCACGAAGAGTTTATCGGTGTTCTCCGGCATTTTACCCAGCCGTCGCAGATAGCGTTGCACCACTTCCAGCGTCACGTCCGGGCGCACGGTGATGACTTCGAACTCCATGATCGCACCGACGCGATTCTTCTCGTAGTGCAGCACCTGGCGAACGCGCGCCCGCTCCTCGGCCGGCAACGTCGCCAGCAGTCGGCCAGTGAGGTTACGCGGGAGATGCTGGACCAGATAAATCTGTTCGTCGATATCAAGGTATTGCAGGGCATCCAGCAGCTCGCGGTCGCTCATCTCATCGATCAGATCGTCCCAGACGTTCTCTGACGCCTCAAGCAGAACGTTACCGCGCTTTTCACTTTCGACCAGCCGCCACAGGGCGTGGCGCTCTTCAGAAGGTAATGCCTCAAGGGTATCTGCCAGATCGGGTGGTGGCAGGTGGGCGACCAGCGCCCCTACCTCAGCAATATCGTCGGCTAACGTACCGACGTCATATTGCTCAGCCAGGGTAAGCTTGCCCAAAAGCGTTGAAACAATGGCTTTATCAGTGGTCAACAACCAGATAAGACGCGCACGCTCTTCATCACGCAGCCTGGCGCTGTTTTTGTTTATTGCGGACATTAATCATAAATCCATGATATGAAATATCATTAATCATGATGCTGATTTATGTAAATAACAATAAACAGCGCCGCCGGGTGGACAAAAAACCGGCGGCATGTGGGATCATGCAGTGCGCGCCACCGCGTCACGTGAGGCAGCATCACGCTCATCGCCCAGCAGCTCGCTCAGTTGTCCGTTACGCATTTCCAGCAGGCGATCGGCGTGAATAAAATAGTGATCGTCATGGCTGATGGCAAAAATGGTTTTCCCCATTTCCTGCATCAGCGGTAATAACACCTGATAGAACTCACGACGGAAGTGTGGATCCTGATCCGCAGCCCATTCATCCAGCAGAATGATGTCACGCTCCTCCGCCAGGGCCAGCAGCAGTGCCACGCGTTTCTTCTGCCCTTTCGACAGCTTCAGATTGAGGATACGGCCATCGTTTAGCTCCAGCTTGTGACCCATCTTCAGATGTTCCAGCCACTTCGCCACCAGTTGAGGATTGGCTTCTTTGCCTTCCGGCCCCAGCAGTTTGTCAAACAGCCAGACGTCGGTAAACACGGCGGAGAACAGCTTGCGATAGTCTTCCGGCTTTTCAACGGCAACGGCCTTGCCATCAAGCAAAATTTCACCTGACTGCGGCTGGTATAGCCCGGTCAGTAACATCGCCAGCGTAGATTTCCCGCTACCATTGCCACCAATCAGGAAGATCAATTCACCGCGATGAATAGTCAGATTCACCGGCCCGACGGAAAACGCATTATCCTGATAATGGAACACGACATTACGCAGCTCCAGCGTTTGCCAGTTCGGAAACGCGGTTGGACGCGGGAATTCAGCCTTAAAAGGTGCCAGTGCGAATTTATTCAGCTTGTTGAACGCCACCTGCGCGGTGAGCAGCGTCGGCAGCGCACCAACGGCAGAGAGCAGCGGCGTACGCAGGAATAACAGCGTCAGAGAATAGGTCGCCGCCACGGCGGTATCCGCCCAGCCCAGACTGTTAGCCATCCAGAACACCAGGCCAATGGCGCCCAGCATCATGATGTTCGACCAGTTGACCGCGCTCAGGTGGAAGGTATCGGCACGGATAATATGATGACGGTACTCTTTAGCATCCGGGACGTACATCTGATTAAAGATATGCTCGGCGCGCTCGCGGTTGAGCGTCAGCTCTTTGCGCCCTTCCAGCACGGTCTGATAATCGTTATACAACTTGTCTTCAGTTTCACGCAGGGTAGCCATGTGTTTATACACCCGCGCCACCAGCACAAATCCGCCCCAGATGGTAATTGCCATCCAGATTGCCGTTACCAGCAACATTTTGGTCGACAGCATCGCCAGATACGCCGCCGACCCGACGGTGAGGATAATTCCCTGTACCAGCTCAGGCAGACGAACAAAGGCGATGGTGATGTTGCGGATATCGCTGGTTAAACCGGCCAGCAACGAAGCGCTGCCAAGTTGTTCTATACGCTCGACGTGGGTATCCAGAATACGTTTAATAAATTCGCTACGCAGCCGGTAGACAAAGTGGTGGCCAAGCGTGGTCAACGCCAACTGAGAGCCGAGCGTGACAACCATCAACAACAGCAGCAGGCCAAGAAACTCCGGTAGCACCATCAACGTAGTGTCGACCGTTTCAATCAGGCGCTGGTTGATAAACGCAATCAGCCCAATCCCCAATGCGGCGCTGGCGAGGCTGAGCGCCATGACGCTGATAAATGGCCAGCGATACTGCCGCCAGACAAGAAGTAAAAGTTCCATGCACACAACCCGGACAAGTAATAACAGCCCGCAGTTTAAACATCTCTTCGCTGACAGCAATAATAATTCTTATTTTTATTCTTTTTTACCCGCCTGGCGAAACGTCAGGTTGTAGCGACAATCTCCGGTCAACGGATGATACCCCGTCTTAAGCGGCTGGATCCCATGATAAAACAGCCGCGAATTTCCGCCCCACACCACGATGTCGCCATGCTCCAGCAGCAAACGCTTCAAGGGGTCATTCCGGCGCAATCCGCCAAACTGAAAGATGGCCGGCAGCCCCAACGACACCGAGACAATCGGCGCCCGCAGGTCAGGCTCGTCTTTATCCTGATGCAATGACAGCTTTGCCCCTGGCGTGTAGCGGTTGATAAGGCAGGCATCGGGTTGAAAATCAGCATAGCCCGCCGCCGTTGCCGCCTGTTGGCACAGGTCAGCAAATGCATCCGGCAGCGGCGGCCAGTGCGCACCGGTTAGCGGGTCACATGGAGAATACAGGTAACCATGTTGATCGGTCGTCCAGCCCAAACGACCACAGTTGGTCATCGCCACCGACATCGTGTAGCCGCCGGGTGTTACCATCTGGCGAAACGGCGACTGTCTGGCAACAGCCGCTATCGCCTGCAGCAAAGACGGTGCGCAGTCAAAAGCAAAACGTCGCAGAATCACCGCGCCGGACGCCAGCGGTTCCTGCCAGGGTTTTGTATCCGCAAAAAGATCGAGCATTATGTTTCCTCGCGAGTGGCTTCACGTTGTAGTAACTGTGCTTTACGCGCAGTACCCCATCGGTATCCCGAAAGCGCACCATCACCACGGATCACCCGGTGACACGGAATGACAATCGCCAGTTTGTTGGCCCCACAGGCACTGGCTACCGCACGCACCGCCGTTGGTTTGCCAATAGCGCTGGCCAACTGTTGGTAGCTCACCGTTTCACCGCACGGAATTGCGCGCAGCGCCTGCCACACCTGCTGCTGAAATGCGGTTCCCCGGATATCCAGGGGCAGCGATAGCGACGCGTCACGCGAATTGATCGCGGCGATCACTTCGCGCACGCGCTGCTGAAAATCGGCATCTGCAGCAACATCCTGCGCGGCGGGAAACAGCTCATGCAATTGCGCAACTAACGTAGCGTCATCATCGCCAAGCAAGATCGCACAGATACCCCGCTCGCTTTCCGCCACCAGGCAGCGACCCAGAGTGCAATCGGTGAGGGTATAGCGCACAGAAACATTGTCGCCGCCTTTACGAAATTGCTTTGCGGTCATGCCTAGCGCCTGATCCGCTTGCCGGTAGTAGCTGCTGCTGTCGGGGAATCCGGCGTTGAGAATCGCCTGCGTTACCGGCGTGCCTTTTGCCAGGGCATCGCGCAGACGACGGGCACGCCAGGACTGCTGCCATGCTTTTGGAGTCATACCCATCGTGGCTTTGAACATACGGTGTAAATGATACGGGCTCATCGCTACCTGCTGCGCCAGCTCGTCCAGCGTGAGAGGCGACTCTTGCTCCAACAGCTGGCAGGCGTGGGCAATTTTCTCCAACCGATGCTGCTGTGCGCTGTCTTTATCCGGTTGGCAGCGTTTACAGGGACGAAAACCGGCAGCCAGCGCTTGCCGGGCATCGGCAAAAAAGCTGACATTTTTGCGCAGCGCATGTTTCGCCCGACAGGATGGACGGCAGAAAATACCGGTGGTTTGGACGGCGAAAACAAACTGACCGTCAGCGTCGGCGTCACGATCCACAACGGACTGCCAGCGGTCATCATCAGTTATGCGTAAACGATTTTTCATTATGGACTCCTTTGTTAAGCATAGCGCTTAGCCTCAGTGTGTCCTCATAGGCGGATACAAAAACCCGCAATCTTGCTTTTTAATTTTTTTCGCTGACCAGGAAGCTTTTGAACTGCGGCGACATCCAGGTTTTAAACCCCTCGCCCTCTTTCATAATCATATAGACCGCGAGTCCTTCGCGACGTACCACCTCTTTGGCCTTTTCCGGGCCAAGGACCATCAATCCGGTATCCCAGCCGTCAGCCTCCAGCGCCGTTGGGGCAATCACCGTCACGGACACCAGGTTGTGTTCAATCGGACGACCGGTTTGAGGATCGATAACATGGGAAAGGCGCTTACCGTCCAGCTCATAATAGTTACGATAGCTGCCAGAGGTACTGATGCCATGCCCGTTAATGTCGACAATCGCCTGCACCGCGTTTTCTCGATCGGTCGGTTTCTGAATCGCGACTCGCCACGGTTGCCCTTCTGCATTCATACCGCGGCTGTTCAGCGCACCACCAACGGAAACCAGGTAACGGGCGATCCCTTCCTGCTCCATTAATCGAGCCAGATGATCGGCGGCATAACCTTCGCCAACGGTCGAGAGATCCACATAAAGATTAGATAAATCTTTTTGCAAATAGTTTCGATGCGCCTCGTTAACGACCTTCAGATGCGAAAGCCCGGTTTGCGCTTTTGCTGCGTCAATTTGCGCGTCGGTCGGAATATGCACTGGTTGTTGATCCGGGCCAAACCCCCACAGATTGACCAACGGTCCTACGGTGATATCCATGGCCCCATCGGTTTTTGCGCCAATGCGTAGCGCCGAAGTCACGATATCCGCCATGGCATCATTAACCGGCCAAAGCGACAGGCTTGTCGACAGGTTAAAGCGCATCAATGCAGAATCATTTTTATAGGTAGAGAGAAGCTGATCGTCGGCATCCAACTGAGCCTGGATCTTCGCCTGCAGTTCTCCGGCGCGTTTGGCATCGACCCCCACCGCACTGACCCGCCAGAAAGTGCCCATGGTTTTACCTTCCAGAACGGTAGCAGGTTGCGTGGTCTGAGCGGGTTTCGGGGCCTCATCGCACCCGACAAAAAAGATCGTCACAGCCAGCAGTGCTGCGCGATAAAAATTCATTTCCATACGTAATTATCCTCATGCGAACGGGCGCAAGAGTACACCAAAAATCGTTGTTTGTACGGCGAAAAAAGGCATTAAAAAAGGCCCCGCAGGGCCTTTTTACAACATGTGCGCAGATTAGAACTGATAAACCAGACCCAGCGCTACGATATCATCGGTACCGATACCAGCATCACGGGTGAACTGATTGTCATCCAGCAGGTTGATTTTGTAATCAACATAGGTGGACATGTTTTTGTTGAAGTAGTAAGTCGCGCCAACATCAACATATTTTACGATGTCCTGGTCGCCATAGCCACGACCCAGGTCTTTACCTTTGGACTGCAGGTAAGCCACGGACGGACGCAGACCGAAGTCGAACTGGTACTGAGCAACGGCTTCGAAGTTCTGTGCTTTGTTAGCCCAGCCCAGGGAGCCCGCACGCGTTGCGTTGTAGGTCTGAGTGTACTGAGTTGCAAAGTAGAAGTTGTTCGCGTCGTATTTCAGACCACCGGTGTAGGTTTCAGCACGATCGCCAGTACCGAAGTTCATACGGTTCTGCTCGTCAGTACGTTTAGAGCTGGTGACCGCAGTACCCAGAGAGAAGCCTTCACCGATATCATAAGTGATGGATCCGCCAACGCCGTCGCCGTTCTGGCGCAGCGCTTCACGACCATTGTTGGTCACGCCGGTCATACCTTCGCCTTCCGGGCTACCGTTTTTACCCTGATACTGCAGGGCAAAGTTCAGGCCATCAACCAGACCGAAGAAGTCAGTGTTACGGTAGGTCGCGAAGCCGTTACCACGCTGCTGCATGAAGTTATCAGAACCGTAGGTGTCGCCGCCGAATTCCGGCAGAACGTCGGTCCAGGACGTTACGTCGTAAACTACGCCGTAGTTACGACCGTAGTCGAAAGAACCTACATCAGCGAATTTCAGACCAGCAAACGCCACACGAGTCCAGGAGTTGTTCTGAGATTCAGGCGCGTTACCCTGAATCTGGTATTCCCACTGGCCGTAACCGGTCAGTTGGTCGTTAACCTGAGTTTCGCCTTTGAAGCCGATACGCATATAGGTCTGATCACCATCAGCGTTCTTATCATCGGAGAAATAGTGCAGACCGTCGACTTTGCCGTACAGGTCTAATTTGTTGCCGTCTTTGTTATAAATTTCAGCCGCATTTGCGGTACCTGCTACCAGCAGTGCTGGTACCAGGAGGGACAGTACTTTAACTTTCATGTTATTAACCCTCTGTTATATGCCTTTATTGCTTTTTTATGCCACTGCATACTGATTAAGGTCATTAACCAGTCGGCAACTTCATTCTCCGCAAAAACAAAGAATAATCCAACACGAATATGATACTAAAACTTTTAAGGTGTTTCATTTATCGGTATAGATGTTTCTAAATGTTAATACCAGGGAACTTTTTTAAATTCAAAAAATAGGCAAAATAAGCACAAATAATCAAGAATTATTGAAATATCATTTAAATTCAATTAATTACAAAGAAAAAGTTTATAGCACTGAATGACAAAACAAAATCTTCACTCGCAACTAAAATAGACCCGCTATCATCATTAACTTTATTTATTACCGTCATTCATTTATGAATGTCTGTTTACCCCTATTTCAACCGAATGCTTCGCGTTCGGTTTTTTTTTACCCTTCTTTACACAAAACTTACCGTTCTGTGCTACCGATGCAAAACTATAACGACTATTAACTATCTCATCGTCTCAGAATCGGATATAAAATTGATAATTAATTTCTTGTTATTTAATGCTAAATGTATACATTCCGTACAAATATTTGTACTCGCCTTTCTCTACTGTACACCTTTGCATCACAACGGCTGCAACAACATGGGGCGTAAAAATGCGGCTCATACAACATAGTGTAAGTATGGCAATTCATACATTACCCTTTATACTGCCCCTTCATCTTTCGCGTCGTTTAACAGGTCATAAACACGAATGAGCCAGTCTGACACAACGGCCTCTACCCGATTCTCTCTGCTACCGGGAAGTATTACCCGTTTCTTCTTATTACTGATCATTGTGCTGTTGGTGATGATGGGCGTTATGGTCCAGAGCGCCGTCAACACCTGGTTAAAGGATAAGAGCTATCAGATTGTCGATATCACCCATGCGATTCATAAAAGAGTCGATACCTGGCGATACGTGACCTGGCAAATCTATGACAATATTGCCGCCACGGCCAGTTCGCCTGGTGCTGAAGGGCTGCAAGAAACACGCCTGAAACAAGACGTCTATTATCTTGAGAAACCCCGCAGAAAGACCGAGGCGCTGATTTTCGGTTCCCATGACAGTTCTACGCTGGAGATGACCCAACGCATTTCCAGCTATCTGGATACGCTGTGGGGCGCGGAAAATGTCCCGTGGTCAATGTATTACCTGAATGGCCAGGACAATAGCCTGATCCTTATCTCTACGTTGCCGCTAAAAGATCTGACCTCGGGATTTAAAGAATCGACGATCGGTAATATTGTCGATTCACGGCGTGCGGAAATGCTACAGCAGGCCAATGCGCTGGATGAACGTGAAAGCTTCTCTTCACTGCGCCGCCTGGCCTGGCAGAACGGGCATTACTTTACGCTACGCACAACCTTTAATCAGCCCGGACATCTGGCAACGGTTGTCGCCTTTGACCTGCCGATTAATGACCTGATCCCGCCCGGCATGCCGCTGGACAGCTTCCATCTGGAACCTGATGCCACGTCCACGACCGAGCACCTGAATGAAAAAGAGTCGCCTGACAGCGTCAGTATCAATTTCAACAACAGTAAAATTGAGATCTCTTCGGCGCTAAACTCAACGGATATGCGGCTGGTGTGGCAGGTTCCGTTCGGCTCATTGCTGATCGACACGCTGCAAAGCATTCTATTACCGCTGTTACTGAACATTGCGTTGCTGGCTCTTGCACTGTTCGGCTATACCACCTTTCGCCACCTCCCAGCCCGTTCCACCGAAGTGGCACCAAATCTTGCGGCCAATAATGAATTGCGCGTTTTGCGCGCGATTAACGAAGAGATTGTCTCTCTGCTGCCGCTGGGCTTGCTGGTACACGATCAAGAAGCAAACCGTACGGTAATCAGCAATAAAATTGCCGATCACCTGCTGCCACATTTAAATCTGCAAAATATTACCAGCATGGCGGAGCAGCATCAGGGAGTGATTCAAGCCACCATCAATAATGAACTGTATGAAATCAGGTTATTTCGCAGCCAGATCTCCTCAAGAACGCAGATCTTTATCATTCGTGACCAGGACCGGGAAGTGCTGGTTAATAAGAAGCTGAAGCAAGCGCAGCGACTGTATGAGAAAAACCAGCAGGCCCGCGCCGCCTTTATGCAGAATATTGGCAGCGCGCTGAAAGACCCGGCTAAAACCCTGGCCGCTAATGCCGCCGCGATCGATACCCCTGACAGCCAGAAACTGGCAGATCAGGCAGACGTTCTGGTGCGTATGGTTGATGAAATCCAATTGGCCAACCTGCTGGAAAGCGACGACTGGAAAGGTGAGTCCACGCTGTTTTCC
The Citrobacter arsenatis DNA segment above includes these coding regions:
- the mgtE gene encoding magnesium transporter is translated as MSAINKNSARLRDEERARLIWLLTTDKAIVSTLLGKLTLAEQYDVGTLADDIAEVGALVAHLPPPDLADTLEALPSEERHALWRLVESEKRGNVLLEASENVWDDLIDEMSDRELLDALQYLDIDEQIYLVQHLPRNLTGRLLATLPAEERARVRQVLHYEKNRVGAIMEFEVITVRPDVTLEVVQRYLRRLGKMPENTDKLFVTDRNKVLVGELTLTCILLNDVQRKVSEVMEDDPLTFSPEDIAENAARTFERDDLVSAAVVDPSGKLMGRLTIDEIVDVVYEETDTDLRRMGGLSAEEDVFAPVTKAVKTRWAWLAVNLCTAFIASRVIDGFEHTISQLVALASLMPIVAGIGGNTGNQTITMIVRALALQNIQPGNLTFLILREMGVALINGLVWGGIMGGITWWLYDDMALGGVMTLAMMLNLLMAALMGVIIPMTMVKLGRDPAVGSSVMITAITDTGGFFIFLGLATLFLM
- a CDS encoding multidrug ABC transporter permease/ATP-binding protein, with the translated sequence MELLLLVWRQYRWPFISVMALSLASAALGIGLIAFINQRLIETVDTTLMVLPEFLGLLLLLMVVTLGSQLALTTLGHHFVYRLRSEFIKRILDTHVERIEQLGSASLLAGLTSDIRNITIAFVRLPELVQGIILTVGSAAYLAMLSTKMLLVTAIWMAITIWGGFVLVARVYKHMATLRETEDKLYNDYQTVLEGRKELTLNRERAEHIFNQMYVPDAKEYRHHIIRADTFHLSAVNWSNIMMLGAIGLVFWMANSLGWADTAVAATYSLTLLFLRTPLLSAVGALPTLLTAQVAFNKLNKFALAPFKAEFPRPTAFPNWQTLELRNVVFHYQDNAFSVGPVNLTIHRGELIFLIGGNGSGKSTLAMLLTGLYQPQSGEILLDGKAVAVEKPEDYRKLFSAVFTDVWLFDKLLGPEGKEANPQLVAKWLEHLKMGHKLELNDGRILNLKLSKGQKKRVALLLALAEERDIILLDEWAADQDPHFRREFYQVLLPLMQEMGKTIFAISHDDHYFIHADRLLEMRNGQLSELLGDERDAASRDAVARTA
- the alkB gene encoding DNA oxidative demethylase AlkB, encoding MLDLFADTKPWQEPLASGAVILRRFAFDCAPSLLQAIAAVARQSPFRQMVTPGGYTMSVAMTNCGRLGWTTDQHGYLYSPCDPLTGAHWPPLPDAFADLCQQAATAAGYADFQPDACLINRYTPGAKLSLHQDKDEPDLRAPIVSVSLGLPAIFQFGGLRRNDPLKRLLLEHGDIVVWGGNSRLFYHGIQPLKTGYHPLTGDCRYNLTFRQAGKKE
- the ada gene encoding bifunctional DNA-binding transcriptional regulator/O6-methylguanine-DNA methyltransferase Ada yields the protein MKNRLRITDDDRWQSVVDRDADADGQFVFAVQTTGIFCRPSCRAKHALRKNVSFFADARQALAAGFRPCKRCQPDKDSAQQHRLEKIAHACQLLEQESPLTLDELAQQVAMSPYHLHRMFKATMGMTPKAWQQSWRARRLRDALAKGTPVTQAILNAGFPDSSSYYRQADQALGMTAKQFRKGGDNVSVRYTLTDCTLGRCLVAESERGICAILLGDDDATLVAQLHELFPAAQDVAADADFQQRVREVIAAINSRDASLSLPLDIRGTAFQQQVWQALRAIPCGETVSYQQLASAIGKPTAVRAVASACGANKLAIVIPCHRVIRGDGALSGYRWGTARKAQLLQREATREET
- the apbE gene encoding FAD:protein FMN transferase ApbE: MEMNFYRAALLAVTIFFVGCDEAPKPAQTTQPATVLEGKTMGTFWRVSAVGVDAKRAGELQAKIQAQLDADDQLLSTYKNDSALMRFNLSTSLSLWPVNDAMADIVTSALRIGAKTDGAMDITVGPLVNLWGFGPDQQPVHIPTDAQIDAAKAQTGLSHLKVVNEAHRNYLQKDLSNLYVDLSTVGEGYAADHLARLMEQEGIARYLVSVGGALNSRGMNAEGQPWRVAIQKPTDRENAVQAIVDINGHGISTSGSYRNYYELDGKRLSHVIDPQTGRPIEHNLVSVTVIAPTALEADGWDTGLMVLGPEKAKEVVRREGLAVYMIMKEGEGFKTWMSPQFKSFLVSEKN
- a CDS encoding porin OmpC, encoding MKVKVLSLLVPALLVAGTANAAEIYNKDGNKLDLYGKVDGLHYFSDDKNADGDQTYMRIGFKGETQVNDQLTGYGQWEYQIQGNAPESQNNSWTRVAFAGLKFADVGSFDYGRNYGVVYDVTSWTDVLPEFGGDTYGSDNFMQQRGNGFATYRNTDFFGLVDGLNFALQYQGKNGSPEGEGMTGVTNNGREALRQNGDGVGGSITYDIGEGFSLGTAVTSSKRTDEQNRMNFGTGDRAETYTGGLKYDANNFYFATQYTQTYNATRAGSLGWANKAQNFEAVAQYQFDFGLRPSVAYLQSKGKDLGRGYGDQDIVKYVDVGATYYFNKNMSTYVDYKINLLDDNQFTRDAGIGTDDIVALGLVYQF
- the rcsD gene encoding phosphotransferase RcsD; translation: MSQSDTTASTRFSLLPGSITRFFLLLIIVLLVMMGVMVQSAVNTWLKDKSYQIVDITHAIHKRVDTWRYVTWQIYDNIAATASSPGAEGLQETRLKQDVYYLEKPRRKTEALIFGSHDSSTLEMTQRISSYLDTLWGAENVPWSMYYLNGQDNSLILISTLPLKDLTSGFKESTIGNIVDSRRAEMLQQANALDERESFSSLRRLAWQNGHYFTLRTTFNQPGHLATVVAFDLPINDLIPPGMPLDSFHLEPDATSTTEHLNEKESPDSVSINFNNSKIEISSALNSTDMRLVWQVPFGSLLIDTLQSILLPLLLNIALLALALFGYTTFRHLPARSTEVAPNLAANNELRVLRAINEEIVSLLPLGLLVHDQEANRTVISNKIADHLLPHLNLQNITSMAEQHQGVIQATINNELYEIRLFRSQISSRTQIFIIRDQDREVLVNKKLKQAQRLYEKNQQARAAFMQNIGSALKDPAKTLAANAAAIDTPDSQKLADQADVLVRMVDEIQLANLLESDDWKGESTLFSVQALIDDVVPEVLPAIKRKGLQLLIKNHLSAHDERRGDRDALRRILLLLIQYAVTTTQIGKITLEVDQDESEAERLTFRILDTGEGVTLNEVDNLHFPFINDTQGDRYGKANPLTFWLCDQLARKLGGHLNIKAREELGTRYIVHVKMPLHDQHAESEERLLDDVCIMVDVTSNDVRSIVLRQLENWGATCITPDERLNSQEYDLFLTDNPSNLTASGLLLSDDESGVRKIGPGQLRVNFNMSNAMQEAVLELIEEQLAQEEIQELPLGGDENAELHASGYYALFVDTVPDDVKRLYTEAATSDFAALAQTAHRLKGVFAMLNLVPGKQLCEALEHLIQEKDAPGIEKYISDIDGYVKSLL